One genomic window of Salvelinus alpinus chromosome 17, SLU_Salpinus.1, whole genome shotgun sequence includes the following:
- the LOC139543149 gene encoding uncharacterized protein isoform X1, whose product MCVCVCVCRLNMNGPKRTWQQVKIKYKNILQNAVKKNTHRQGTGGGSPKADLTPAEDMALELNKGRPVLEGIPGGKETSIGSSQDATRFIQVSGSTVFLLEPPAQAPDDADPGEGPSAAATAHDGDDDEEETISLDSRRHEDPDAIQWENQPGNISSQAIRKLYGNHLRRQIELADIDIQYKKKKMENLALESEIKKRTIRKLDLEIKKLERELQEDDTAQNKNLVYSRKVK is encoded by the exons atgtgtgtgtgtgtgtgtgtgtgtagattaaacatgaacgggccaaaacggacatggcagcaggtcaaaatcaaatacaagaacattctgcagaatg cagtgaaaaagaatacccacagacaaggcacgggtggtgggtcaccaaaggctgaccttaccccagcagaggacatggccttggagctaaataaaggcaggcccgtcttagaggggatccctggggggaaagagacgagcataggttcctcccaagatgccacccgcttcattcaag tgtctggcagcactgtgttcctgttagagccaccagcacaagcaccagacgatgctgatcca ggtgaaggccccagtgcagcagcaacagcacatgatggagacgatgatgaggaggagaccatctctctggattccagaaggcatgag gacccagatgctatacagtgggaaaaccagcctggcaacata agctcacaagctatcagaaagttgtatggcaaccacctccggcgccaaatagaactggcagacatagacattcagtacaagaagaaaaagatggaaaatcttgcactggagtccgaaataaaaaagaggacaattaggaaactggaccttgaaataaaaaaacttgagagggag ctccaagaagatgacacagctcaaaataaaaatttggtatattctcgtaaagtcaagtga
- the LOC139543149 gene encoding uncharacterized protein isoform X2, producing the protein MALELNKGRPVLEGIPGGKETSIGSSQDATRFIQVSGSTVFLLEPPAQAPDDADPGEGPSAAATAHDGDDDEEETISLDSRRHEDPDAIQWENQPGNISSQAIRKLYGNHLRRQIELADIDIQYKKKKMENLALESEIKKRTIRKLDLEIKKLERELQEDDTAQNKNLVYSRKVK; encoded by the exons atggccttggagctaaataaaggcaggcccgtcttagaggggatccctggggggaaagagacgagcataggttcctcccaagatgccacccgcttcattcaag tgtctggcagcactgtgttcctgttagagccaccagcacaagcaccagacgatgctgatcca ggtgaaggccccagtgcagcagcaacagcacatgatggagacgatgatgaggaggagaccatctctctggattccagaaggcatgag gacccagatgctatacagtgggaaaaccagcctggcaacata agctcacaagctatcagaaagttgtatggcaaccacctccggcgccaaatagaactggcagacatagacattcagtacaagaagaaaaagatggaaaatcttgcactggagtccgaaataaaaaagaggacaattaggaaactggaccttgaaataaaaaaacttgagagggag ctccaagaagatgacacagctcaaaataaaaatttggtatattctcgtaaagtcaagtga